One Tautonia marina DNA window includes the following coding sequences:
- a CDS encoding sigma-70 family RNA polymerase sigma factor, with protein MAGNRSKMAGSDWRTLFRLGTMGDWPDGRLLDRFLQQPDDGGDAAFETLVRRHGPMVWRVCRGVLSDRHAAEDAYQATFLVLAERAASIRRRDSVASWLYGVARRISLRSLADARSRRDSERRAARPEAVAVPPLADAPGDLEALLRELDRLPAHYRGPIALHDLGGCSYEEVASRLGCPVGTIKARLNRGRALLRSRLSSRGASPTLPAPAALAGIVPNALTERTVRSAVSLSLGRAATGAGVASLSPTVAALSRGVIHAMFLAKLKTTAAVLVLGGSLCAAGAAAVVVAQGSNPGNPSGSTSREPSPVPNRQAPALSAEAIDQRAEAIAASLDDPERRAEVLLRLGQARSRRGQSAEALEVLRLARDSAKRIPVEALGNSRHPITRIASAQAEAGDRDAALESFRAAIPIIEAMDNHRQRSEWTRLIAMWGKWIGREGIRAVADPYLAFVERSGLGEPEATLIRVGILTRSGEVARAIRDVKAAAHLQFPEGAPDRRQALLAIAESLLPEDDEFLTEILAEIDTTIRAEGELQPERAEQELHSNRIDLSTLAQALDRHGRFDDAIETMIRAEGELQQERVEQETWRRNGDLSTLAQVLARHGRFDDAIETIRRIEMSGPSHMTEIYNHMKLFLLALVAQAQLDGGDQEGARETLGEARESIESIERHELRSFPIRVAAEEYLRLGEIEEAEALAAELVERGDADSNDWLKLHEARRASGDDLGARAALRNGLERAEAELRTIIIRESSRPDRSNGWDPLLATTNRIVLAASNLARIRLKLDGTRAAIETAAQLPEKARDEFLPNLAALLAEDGELDAARGVLQSIDDPELRDRVIVRVALAMPGPLETEPPAGPEPDEVP; from the coding sequence ATGGCGGGGAATCGGTCGAAGATGGCGGGGAGCGACTGGCGGACCCTGTTCCGCCTGGGGACGATGGGCGACTGGCCCGACGGCCGGTTGCTCGACCGCTTCCTCCAGCAGCCGGACGACGGCGGCGATGCGGCCTTCGAGACCCTCGTCCGACGCCACGGGCCGATGGTCTGGCGCGTCTGCCGGGGGGTCCTCTCCGACCGGCACGCCGCCGAGGACGCCTACCAGGCCACCTTCCTCGTCCTGGCCGAGCGGGCCGCCTCGATCCGCCGTCGGGATTCGGTCGCCAGTTGGCTCTACGGCGTCGCCCGGCGGATCTCCCTCCGATCCCTCGCCGACGCCCGATCCCGCCGCGACTCCGAGCGCCGTGCCGCCCGCCCCGAGGCCGTCGCCGTCCCCCCCCTCGCCGACGCCCCCGGCGACCTGGAGGCCTTGCTTCGCGAGCTCGACCGCCTGCCCGCCCACTACCGCGGGCCGATCGCCCTGCACGACCTCGGCGGCTGCTCCTACGAGGAGGTCGCCTCCCGGCTCGGCTGCCCCGTCGGCACGATCAAGGCCCGCCTGAACCGCGGTCGGGCCTTGCTCCGCTCCCGCCTTTCGTCCCGAGGCGCTTCCCCGACCCTCCCCGCGCCTGCGGCCCTCGCAGGCATCGTCCCGAACGCCCTGACGGAGCGGACCGTCCGCTCCGCCGTCTCCCTCTCGCTCGGCCGCGCCGCCACCGGGGCCGGCGTCGCCTCCCTCTCCCCCACCGTCGCGGCCCTGTCCCGAGGAGTCATCCACGCCATGTTCCTTGCCAAGCTGAAAACCACCGCCGCCGTCCTCGTCCTCGGCGGCAGCCTCTGCGCCGCCGGTGCCGCGGCCGTGGTCGTGGCCCAGGGGTCGAATCCGGGGAACCCTTCGGGCTCGACTTCCCGGGAGCCCTCACCCGTCCCGAATCGCCAGGCACCCGCCCTCTCTGCCGAGGCGATCGACCAACGGGCCGAGGCGATTGCCGCATCGCTGGATGACCCCGAGCGACGGGCGGAGGTCCTCCTGCGCCTCGGCCAGGCGCGGAGCCGGCGCGGCCAGTCCGCCGAGGCCCTCGAAGTCCTGAGACTGGCCCGTGATTCGGCGAAGAGAATCCCTGTGGAGGCCCTGGGCAACTCCAGACACCCGATCACCCGAATCGCCAGTGCCCAGGCCGAGGCGGGGGACCGCGATGCGGCGCTGGAGTCCTTCCGGGCGGCGATCCCGATCATCGAGGCAATGGACAATCATCGGCAGCGAAGTGAGTGGACGCGCCTCATTGCCATGTGGGGAAAATGGATAGGCCGGGAAGGAATTCGGGCCGTCGCCGACCCGTATCTCGCGTTCGTCGAACGATCGGGACTCGGTGAGCCCGAGGCGACCTTGATCCGAGTGGGAATCCTGACCCGTTCCGGCGAGGTTGCGCGGGCGATCCGCGACGTGAAGGCCGCTGCACACCTTCAATTCCCCGAGGGTGCTCCTGATCGGCGCCAAGCCCTCCTGGCGATCGCCGAGAGTCTGTTGCCCGAGGACGATGAATTCCTCACCGAGATCCTTGCCGAAATCGACACAACGATCCGGGCCGAGGGCGAACTGCAACCTGAACGCGCCGAGCAAGAACTTCATAGCAATCGTATTGATTTGAGCACCCTTGCGCAGGCTCTTGACCGGCATGGCCGGTTCGACGACGCCATCGAGACCATGATCAGGGCTGAGGGCGAACTGCAGCAGGAACGGGTTGAGCAAGAAACCTGGCGTCGCAATGGAGATTTGAGCACCCTTGCGCAGGTCCTTGCCCGACATGGCCGGTTCGACGACGCCATTGAGACCATTCGGCGGATCGAGATGAGCGGCCCATCGCACATGACCGAGATTTACAATCATATGAAATTATTCTTGCTTGCTTTGGTTGCGCAGGCCCAGCTTGATGGTGGTGATCAGGAGGGAGCCCGCGAGACGTTGGGTGAGGCCAGGGAGTCCATCGAGTCGATCGAGCGGCATGAGTTGAGGAGCTTCCCGATCCGGGTGGCGGCCGAAGAGTACCTCAGGCTCGGCGAGATTGAGGAAGCGGAAGCGCTCGCGGCGGAACTCGTCGAGCGAGGAGACGCGGACAGCAACGATTGGCTCAAGCTTCATGAGGCCAGGCGAGCGTCGGGCGATGATCTGGGGGCACGGGCCGCCTTGCGGAACGGGCTCGAACGTGCAGAGGCCGAGCTCAGGACGATCATCATCCGAGAGTCTTCCAGGCCTGATCGCTCAAACGGCTGGGATCCGTTGCTCGCCACGACCAACAGGATCGTGCTGGCGGCGTCGAATCTCGCCCGAATCCGCCTGAAGCTCGATGGGACTCGGGCCGCGATCGAGACGGCCGCGCAACTTCCCGAGAAAGCCAGGGACGAGTTCCTTCCCAACCTGGCGGCCCTGCTCGCAGAGGACGGGGAACTCGACGCAGCCCGCGGCGTGCTCCAGAGCATCGACGATCCCGAACTCCGTGACCGTGTCATCGTCCGCGTGGCGCTGGCGATGCCAGGCCCCTTAGAGACGGAGCCGCCGGCCGGCCCCGAGCCGGACGAGGTCCCGTGA